The DNA region ATATTCTTGATAATGAAAAAGGTTTTTTTCTAATGGTTGAAGGTGGAAAAATTGACTGGGCTGGACATGCAAATGATGCAGTTACAAATATATATGATACATTAGCTTTTGATGAATCTGTGAAAAAAGCTTATGAATTTTATGAAGAGCATCCAAATGAAACTTTAATAATAGTTACTGGAGATCATGAAACAGGTGGAATGACTATAGGTTTTGCTGGAACAGCTTACTCTACATATTTTGATAGAATTAATAATCAAAAAGTATCTTTTGAAAATTTTGATCAAGTTTTATCGAAATATAAAAAGCAGAATGCATCATTTGAAGATATTAAACATTTAATAAATGAGAATTTTGGATTATTTTTTCCAGAAGATAAAGAAAAAGCTAAAGATAAAGGTATGATATTGAACGATTATGAAGTAAAAAAAATAAAACAAGCATATGATATGTCATGGAAAGATAAAGTGCCAAATACTGAATATACATACTTATTATATGGTGGATATGAACCATTAACTATAACTTTAACTCATATATTAAATGAAAAATCTGGAATATCTTGGACTACATATTCTCATACAGGGGTTCCTGTTGCAACATTTGCACAAGGATATAATTCAGAAATGTTCAATGGATATTATGATAATACAGATATAGCGAAAAAATTATTTCAAATAATAGGGTAATAGTGTAAAATATACAGTTATTATTATGCAGGGATTTATCCCTGCACTTTTTAATTAAGGGGAGTGAATGATTTGAAAATGAAATTAAATATAAATAATGAAAATTTTTTCGTAATTTTTCTATTAATGATAAATGTATTACTCTTTTATATTCCAGTTAATGAAACAAAAAATAATTATGAATATTATAAATCTGAAGTTATTTCTGTAGATAATTCTGAAATTCAACAGTTTGGAATTATAAAACAAGGCGAACAATACGTTGAATTAAAAATACTTAATGGGGAAGACAAAAATAAAATAATTATTTTAAGCAATATTTTAATCGGTAAGATGGAATTAGATAAAAATTTTAAGATTGGAGATAAAGTTTTAATAGAAAAAAACACTAATTCTAATAGTTTAAACTATTCTATAGTAGATTTTTATAGAGCAGATTCACAAATATTGTTAATATTATCATTTTCTATAATACTCATATTAATATCGGGCTGGACCGGAGTAAAATCATTACTTTCATTTACAACAACTATTCTATTTCTATGGAAAATAATGATACCTCTTTTTTTAAAAGGTTATAATCCAATAATAATATCTTTGTTAATAGTTTCGATGTTAACATTTATAATAATTTTTTTGGTTGCAGGATTCAACAAAAAAGGTCTTATTGCTTTTTTGGGAGCTATTTCTGGTGTATTAATAACAATAATAATATCTGAATTGTTTTCAAGACCATTTTATATAAACGGTTCTGTAAAACCATTTTCAGAAACTTTACTTTATTCTGGGTATTATATGCTTGATTTAAATAAATTATTTATAAGTGGAATTTTTTTAGCTTCTTCTGGGGCAGTTATGGATATTTCGATGGATATTTCTGCTTCTATGAATGAGGTGAAAAATAAAGCAAAAAATATAAATTCTAAAGAACTTATAAAATCCGGTTTGAATGTTGGGAAAGCAGTTATAGGAACGATGGCTACTACATTACTTTTAGCCTATTCAGGAGGATATGCAACTTTATTAATGGCTTTTATGGCAAAGAATACTAATGAATTTGCACTAATAAATATAAATTATATATCTTCAGAGATCCTTAATATAATAGTGGGAAGTTTTGGTTTAGTACTTACAGCACCATTAACAGCAATAATAGGTGGATTTATTTTAAGCTTTGAAAAGAAAAATATAATAAAAATTAACAAAAAAGCAAAAAATGTTTCTAAACTTGAATTGTAGAGCTTTTAAGGCATAGGAGAAAACTTAAAATTTTTTAAGTTTTCTCTTAAATATTATTTAGAAGTAATTTTTAACTATTGTTGATAAAATAAAAAAAAAGTGTTATAATAAAAAAAGAAAAATGACCATTGGTCAGAAAGGTGATCTAATGAAAGAAAAAATTCCAGAAAAAATAAATAAAGAAGAAAAACGTCTAATGATAATAGATGCATCTGAAAAATTATTTTTTGAAAAAAATTATGAAGATACAACAATGACAGAAATAGCTAAAAATGCAGGAATAGCTAAAGGAACATTGTATCTTTATTTTTCAAGTAAAAAAGATCTTTATTTTTCTGTTGTTGTAAGAGGTTTAAAACTAATAGAAGATTTAATAAGAAAAAATATAAAAACATGTCATACCGGTATAGAAAAAGTTGTAATGATGGGAAAATCTTATGTAGAATTTTATAAAGAATATCCTGGTTATTATAATTTAATAGTAAATTATGAGTCTCAAAAAGCACATTTGAATCCAGAAGATCCTCTTGTGAGACTTTCTTATGAAAAAAGTGAAATGATATTTGATTATTTAAGTAAGTCAATTATAGAAGGAATAAAAGATAAAACTATAAGAAAAGATGTAGATCCACAAAAATTAGCTATGGTCTTGTGGACTCAAACTACAGGAATGGTTCAGCAAGTAAAACTTAGAGAAATACTTTATAAAAAATGGAGTAATACAACTCCTGAAACTATACTTGATTATTATATAGAGTTAACAAAAAAAACTCTACAAAATAATGAAAGTTAGCCATTGGCTAATTTTTATTTTAAAACAAAATGACCAACGGTCATTTTGTTTTAAATGATTATGACCATTGGTCATAACATTAATTTAATATTTTATTTTAATTTACAGGAGGCTTAAAATGAGAAGAGTAGCTATAACAGGTTTAGGAACTATAAATTCTATTGCAAAAAATATAAACGAATTTGAAACAAGTCTTAGAGAGATGAAAATAGGTATTGATAATATAACCCAATTTGATACTGAAGATCATAAAGTCACTATTGCAGCTGAAATAAAAAATTTTGATCCAAAAGATTATATGGATAGGAAAAAAGCAAGAAGGTATGATAGAGTTTTGCAGTTAGCTATGATAGCTGCTGAAGAAGCTATTAAAAATTCAGGATTAAATGATGAGAATGATGAATGGAGAGAAAATGCTGCAGTTATAATAGCTTCTGGGATAGGTGGATTTAAAACTCTTTATAATGAATTTAATAATATGAATAAAAAAGGGCCAAAATTTGTTAGTCCATTTTTGATTCCAATGATGATAGCTGATATGCCTTCTGGAGTAGTTTCAATAGAAAATAATTTAAAAGGTCCTAATTTTTCTACTATGAGTGCCTGTGCATCTTCAGTTCATGCTTTAATAACTTCAGCTATGCTTATAAAACATGGATATGTTGATATTGCTGTTGCTGGTGGAACAGAAGCTTGCATAGATCCAATGCCAATTGCGGCTTTTGCAAATATGACAGCATTATCTCAAAGAAATGAAGACCCAAAAACTGCTTCAAGACCTTTTGATTTAAATAGAGATGGTTTTGTTATGGGGGAAGGATCTGGAGTTCTAATACTTGAAGAAGAAGAACATGCATTGAAAAGAGGGGCTAAAATTTATGGATATCTTGAGGGATTTGGTATGACAGGAGATGCATATCATATAAGTAAATCAGATCCTGAAGGAAAAGGTGCTGCAAAAGCTGTTCAACTTGCTTTAAATATGGCAAATATAAAATCAGAAGACATAGATTTAATAAATTGTCATGCTACAAGTACACCTGTTGGAGATAAATCAGAAAAAATAGCTCTTGAAAGTGTTTTTAAAGAAAACATATCAAAACCTTATATTCAATCCACTAAAACTCTTATAGGTCATAGTCTTGGAGCGGCAGGAGCTATTGAATTAATAGCCAGTATAATTCAAATGGAAAAAGGTTTTATTCATGGTATGCCAAATTTATTTGAAATTGACGATGATTTTAAAGATTTAAATATAGTGAAAAAAACTGTTGAAAAAGAAACTAAGATTATGTTAAAAAATTCTTTTGGATTTGGTGGACATAATGCATCGATTGTTTATACCAAGAGGTAGGTGAACTTATGAAGATTGGAATAGTAACGGATAATACATGTAATATATCAAAAGAAAAACTTAAAGAATTAAATATTGGTTATGTGCCATTATATATAAATAAAGAAGATGAATTTATAAAAGCAAATAGACTTGATTTAGAAGATTATTATGAATTTATAAAAAATTCAAATTATGTTCCTAAAACTTCACAGCCATCTGTTAAAGATTTTGAAGAAGTTTATACTTATATGATACAAGAGTTTGATTATATAATTTCTGTTCATCTTTCGGCAGTTTTAAGTGGTACATTTAATTCAGCTTTGATGGCGGCAAATATAGTAAATTCGGATAAAATAAAAGTTATAGATTCTAAATTAGCTTCTTGGGCTCTTGGTTTTTTAATTGAAGATTTAGAAAAAAAAATAAAGAATGATGAAAAAAATTTAGAAAGTATAATAAATTTTTGTAAGAATTATTATAAAAGAGTTAAAGTTTATTTCAGTGTTGGAGATTTAAATTATCTTTATAAAGGTGGAAGAATAGGAAAAGCGAAAAGCCTCATGGGAGGACTTTTAAAACTTAAACCAATATTATCATTGAACGATGGAATATTGACACCCATTAAAAATATTAGAGGGATGAAAAAATTAAATAAGGAAATAGTTGATATGAGTTTTGAAAAAAATAAAAATATTAAACATATAATGGTTTTACATACTAATAATAAAGAAATTGCAGAGGATATATATTTAAATATTAAAAATAAAAACATAGATCTTGAAATAAGAAAAGATTATATAGATATTGTCATTGGAACACATTTAGGTCCAGATTCTGGAGGTCTTATAACTGTTTGGGAGGAATCTTAATGCTTATGAACATAGATGAAATAATGGAAATTTTGCCTCATAGATATCCGTTTTTATTAGTAGATAATGTGATTTCTATGGATGAAAAATCAATAAAAGCTGAAAAAATGGTCAGTATAAATGAACCGTATTTTCAAGGACATTTTCCGATGTATCCTTTAATGCCAGGTGTTTTACTTGTTGAAGGAATGGCACAAACAGCTGGAATTCTTCTTTTAAAAGATTATAAAGGACAAAATGTTATACCTTTGTTTATAGGTATAGATAATTGCAGATTTAAAAAAGAAGTGAGGCCTGGTGATAGAATTGTATATGAAGTTAGAATTATTCAAAGCAAAAAAGAAGTTTATAAATTAGAAGCAAAAGTTTTTGTAAGAGAAAAACTTGCAGCTAAAGCTGAAATCATGGCTGGAATAAAAAGGTAAGGTGAATTATTATGGATTTTTCTGAAAATTCTATAGTTAAACTTTTAAATATAAAATATCCCATTATCGAAGGTGGAATGGCTTGGGTTGGAACAGCTAAACTTGCTGCCGAGGTTTCAAATGCTGGAGGACTTGGAACTATTGGTTCTGGAAGTATGACACCAGATATTTTAAAAGAACAAATAAAAAAAATAAAAGAACTTACAAATAAACCTTATGCAGTAAATATTATAATGATAAATCCTTTTATTGAGGATATAATAAATATTGTAATAGAAGAAAAAGTGCCTGTTGTTATAATGGCGGCTGGAAATCCAGGAAAATATATACCTATTTTAAAATCAAATAATATAATAACTGGTGCAGTTGTTTCATCTGAAAATCTTGCTTTAAGGCTTGAAAAAAAAGGAATAGATTTTATAGTAGGTGAAGGAATGGAATGCGGTGGGCATATAGGTGATGTTACCACTATGGTAATAATACCAAAATTAACCTCTATTTTAAAGATTCCTGTAATTGCAGCCGGTGGAATAGCAGATGGAAGAGGTATGGCGGCAGTTTTTATGTTGGGTGCGAGTGGAATTCAAATGGGAACAAGATTTATAGCTTCTTATGAATGTGAAGCACATGAAAATTATAAAAATAAAATTTTAAAGGCTGGTATAAGAGATAGTGTTATAACTGGAATAAAAATGGGACATCCAGCGAGATCTATAAAGAATAAATTTGTGAAAAATATAAATAAGATAGAATCTGAATCAATAGAAGAAGCAGAAAGACTTTTAATAGGAAGTTTAAAAAAAGCTCATATTGATGGAGATAATGATAATGGTTCTTTTATGGCTGGACAAAGTGTTGGATTAATAGAAAATATAAAAAGTGTTAAAGAAATAATAGAAGATTTATGTTCTGATATGGATTATACTATTAAAAATTTTTCGGGGGTGTTATCTAAATGAAGGCTTTAATTTTTCCAGGACAAGGATCTCAAAACTTATCTATGGGTAAAGAATGTATAGCTCTTGATGAAAGATATGAAAAATATTTTGATATAGCAAATGAAATTTTAAATTTTGATATAAAATCTATAATATTTGGTGAAGATATAAATCAACTTACATTAACTGAAAATGCTCAACCTGCAATACTCATATGTAGTTATATAAAGTACATTCACAATGAAAGTAAGTATTTGAATATAAAAGCTTTAGCTGGACATTCTCTTGGCGAATGGACAGCACTTGTAGTTTCAGGAGTTATAAGTTTTGAAGAGGCAGTTGAAGCTGTTCATAGTCGAGGTTTATTTATGAGTAATGCATGTGAACCTAATAAAGGAAGTATGGCTGCTGTTTTAGGAATGAAAATAGAAGAAATAGAAAAAATTTTAAACAATTATGATGATGTTATAATAGCAAATTATAATTCTCCAATGCAAACAGTTATAAGTGGAGAGACAGAACAATTATTAAAATCTATGGACGAACTCAAAGAAAATGGTGCAAAAAGAATAATAAAATTAAATGTTAGTGGTCCATTTCATTCACATCTTTTGAACAAAGCTGAAGAGAATATGAGAATCAAATTAGAGAAAATAAATTTTAAAACGCCAAAAATTCCAATTGTTCAGAATGTAAATGCAAAATTTGAAATAGATCCATATATAATAAAAGAAAATATTATAAAACAAATAACAAGACCTGTAAAATGGGTAGAAAGTATAGAAAATATGAAAGAAAATGGAATAGATGAATTTATAGAAATAGGACCATCAAAAGTTTTAAGTAAAATGATTAAAAATATACTCATGGATGTAAAACTTGAATATGTTTAGGAGTGAATTTATGAATTTAAAAGATAAAATTATTTTAATTACTGGTGCATCAAGGGGTATAGGATTTGAAATAGCGAAAAAATTTATTGAAAATAATGCGATTGTAATAGCCATATCAAGAGATGAAAAAACATTGAATGAAAATAAAAGTGAACTTAAAAATTATATACCTTATCCTTTAGATATAACAGATTCTGAAGGAATAAAAAATTTGAGTACATTTTTAAAAGAAAATTTTGAAAAAGTAGATGTTCTCATCAACAATGCGGGAATTACAAAAGATAATTTTTTGATAAGGATGAAAGAAAAAGATTTTGATGATGTTATAAATATTAATTTAAAAGGAACCTTTCTCATGACAAAGGAAATATCAAAATTTTTTAAAAAACAAAAATATGGTAATATAATAAATATTTCATCAATTGTTGGAATAGAGGGAAATTCTGGTCAAACTAATTATTCTGCTGCAAAAGCTGGAATAATAGGGATGACAAAAACATGGGCAAAAGAACTTACTCTAAGAAATGAAAATATAAGAGTTAATGCAATAGCTCCAGGTTTTATAAAAACAAGTATGACAGAGAACTTATCTGAGACAGTATTAGAAAAAGTTAAGGAAAAATGTTTAATAAAAAGACTTGGTGAAGCTGAAGACATAGCTAATCTTGCTTTATTTCTTGCATCTGACAGATCGTCTTATATAACTGGACAAATTATAAGAGTGGATGGAGGATTAAGTATATAAAAGAGGTTGAAAACAAAATGATAAATCATTTTAGAATAGGAGAATTAAACATAAAATATCCAATAGTTCAAGGAGGAATGGCTGTTGGAATATCTTTAGATAATTTGGCTTCTTCCGTTGCAGAAGCAGGTGGAATAGGGGTAATAGGTACGGCAGGTATAGGATTATTTGAAGATGAAAAAAATTATAAAAAAGCTTGTATAGATGCATTGAGAAAATATATAAAAAGTGCGAAAGAAAAGACTAAAGGTGTTGTTGGAGTAAATATAATGGTAGCATTAAATAATTATGCGGATATGGTTAAAACATCTATTGATGAAGGAATAGATATAATTTTTTCTGGAGCTGGATTACCTTTAGAACTACCATCATATTTAAAAAAAGATAGTAAAACAAAATTAGTTCCAATAATATCATCTTTAAAAGCAGCTCAAGTAATAGTTAAAAGATGGATTAGGAAATATAATTATTTGCCAGATGCTTTTGTTTTAGAAGGACCCAAAGCTGGAGGACATTTAGGATATAAATATGAAAATATATTTGAAGAAAATTATAGCCTTGAAAAAAATATACCAGTATTAAAAAAGTATATGAAAGAATTAAAAGATAATTATCAAAAAGAAATTCCAATAATTGCAGGCGGAGGAATAAACTCCAAAGAGGATGTAGAAAAAGTTTTGAATCTCGGTGCAGATGCGGTTCAAATGGGAACAAGATTTATTGCAACATATGAATGTGATGCTGATATTAATTTTAAAAAAGCTATAATTAATGCAAATGAAAAAGATTTAACAATAATAAAAAGTCCTGTAGGTCTTCCAG from Oceanotoga teriensis includes:
- the fabZ gene encoding 3-hydroxyacyl-ACP dehydratase FabZ → MNIDEIMEILPHRYPFLLVDNVISMDEKSIKAEKMVSINEPYFQGHFPMYPLMPGVLLVEGMAQTAGILLLKDYKGQNVIPLFIGIDNCRFKKEVRPGDRIVYEVRIIQSKKEVYKLEAKVFVREKLAAKAEIMAGIKR
- the fabD gene encoding ACP S-malonyltransferase; translated protein: MKALIFPGQGSQNLSMGKECIALDERYEKYFDIANEILNFDIKSIIFGEDINQLTLTENAQPAILICSYIKYIHNESKYLNIKALAGHSLGEWTALVVSGVISFEEAVEAVHSRGLFMSNACEPNKGSMAAVLGMKIEEIEKILNNYDDVIIANYNSPMQTVISGETEQLLKSMDELKENGAKRIIKLNVSGPFHSHLLNKAEENMRIKLEKINFKTPKIPIVQNVNAKFEIDPYIIKENIIKQITRPVKWVESIENMKENGIDEFIEIGPSKVLSKMIKNILMDVKLEYV
- the fabG gene encoding 3-oxoacyl-[acyl-carrier-protein] reductase; the encoded protein is MNLKDKIILITGASRGIGFEIAKKFIENNAIVIAISRDEKTLNENKSELKNYIPYPLDITDSEGIKNLSTFLKENFEKVDVLINNAGITKDNFLIRMKEKDFDDVININLKGTFLMTKEISKFFKKQKYGNIINISSIVGIEGNSGQTNYSAAKAGIIGMTKTWAKELTLRNENIRVNAIAPGFIKTSMTENLSETVLEKVKEKCLIKRLGEAEDIANLALFLASDRSSYITGQIIRVDGGLSI
- a CDS encoding YibE/F family protein, which produces MKLNINNENFFVIFLLMINVLLFYIPVNETKNNYEYYKSEVISVDNSEIQQFGIIKQGEQYVELKILNGEDKNKIIILSNILIGKMELDKNFKIGDKVLIEKNTNSNSLNYSIVDFYRADSQILLILSFSIILILISGWTGVKSLLSFTTTILFLWKIMIPLFLKGYNPIIISLLIVSMLTFIIIFLVAGFNKKGLIAFLGAISGVLITIIISELFSRPFYINGSVKPFSETLLYSGYYMLDLNKLFISGIFLASSGAVMDISMDISASMNEVKNKAKNINSKELIKSGLNVGKAVIGTMATTLLLAYSGGYATLLMAFMAKNTNEFALININYISSEILNIIVGSFGLVLTAPLTAIIGGFILSFEKKNIIKINKKAKNVSKLEL
- a CDS encoding TetR/AcrR family transcriptional regulator, which codes for MKEKIPEKINKEEKRLMIIDASEKLFFEKNYEDTTMTEIAKNAGIAKGTLYLYFSSKKDLYFSVVVRGLKLIEDLIRKNIKTCHTGIEKVVMMGKSYVEFYKEYPGYYNLIVNYESQKAHLNPEDPLVRLSYEKSEMIFDYLSKSIIEGIKDKTIRKDVDPQKLAMVLWTQTTGMVQQVKLREILYKKWSNTTPETILDYYIELTKKTLQNNES
- the fabF gene encoding beta-ketoacyl-ACP synthase II; amino-acid sequence: MRRVAITGLGTINSIAKNINEFETSLREMKIGIDNITQFDTEDHKVTIAAEIKNFDPKDYMDRKKARRYDRVLQLAMIAAEEAIKNSGLNDENDEWRENAAVIIASGIGGFKTLYNEFNNMNKKGPKFVSPFLIPMMIADMPSGVVSIENNLKGPNFSTMSACASSVHALITSAMLIKHGYVDIAVAGGTEACIDPMPIAAFANMTALSQRNEDPKTASRPFDLNRDGFVMGEGSGVLILEEEEHALKRGAKIYGYLEGFGMTGDAYHISKSDPEGKGAAKAVQLALNMANIKSEDIDLINCHATSTPVGDKSEKIALESVFKENISKPYIQSTKTLIGHSLGAAGAIELIASIIQMEKGFIHGMPNLFEIDDDFKDLNIVKKTVEKETKIMLKNSFGFGGHNASIVYTKR
- a CDS encoding NAD(P)H-dependent flavin oxidoreductase → MINHFRIGELNIKYPIVQGGMAVGISLDNLASSVAEAGGIGVIGTAGIGLFEDEKNYKKACIDALRKYIKSAKEKTKGVVGVNIMVALNNYADMVKTSIDEGIDIIFSGAGLPLELPSYLKKDSKTKLVPIISSLKAAQVIVKRWIRKYNYLPDAFVLEGPKAGGHLGYKYENIFEENYSLEKNIPVLKKYMKELKDNYQKEIPIIAGGGINSKEDVEKVLNLGADAVQMGTRFIATYECDADINFKKAIINANEKDLTIIKSPVGLPGRAIKNEFIESFRKGEKKPFICNYHCIKTCDFKNTPYCIARALYNAAKGNIEEGFVFSGSSVDKVNKIQKVKEIIEEIFEEDKNE
- a CDS encoding nitronate monooxygenase — protein: MDFSENSIVKLLNIKYPIIEGGMAWVGTAKLAAEVSNAGGLGTIGSGSMTPDILKEQIKKIKELTNKPYAVNIIMINPFIEDIINIVIEEKVPVVIMAAGNPGKYIPILKSNNIITGAVVSSENLALRLEKKGIDFIVGEGMECGGHIGDVTTMVIIPKLTSILKIPVIAAGGIADGRGMAAVFMLGASGIQMGTRFIASYECEAHENYKNKILKAGIRDSVITGIKMGHPARSIKNKFVKNINKIESESIEEAERLLIGSLKKAHIDGDNDNGSFMAGQSVGLIENIKSVKEIIEDLCSDMDYTIKNFSGVLSK
- a CDS encoding DegV family protein, producing the protein MKIGIVTDNTCNISKEKLKELNIGYVPLYINKEDEFIKANRLDLEDYYEFIKNSNYVPKTSQPSVKDFEEVYTYMIQEFDYIISVHLSAVLSGTFNSALMAANIVNSDKIKVIDSKLASWALGFLIEDLEKKIKNDEKNLESIINFCKNYYKRVKVYFSVGDLNYLYKGGRIGKAKSLMGGLLKLKPILSLNDGILTPIKNIRGMKKLNKEIVDMSFEKNKNIKHIMVLHTNNKEIAEDIYLNIKNKNIDLEIRKDYIDIVIGTHLGPDSGGLITVWEES